In one Lolium rigidum isolate FL_2022 chromosome 3, APGP_CSIRO_Lrig_0.1, whole genome shotgun sequence genomic region, the following are encoded:
- the LOC124697313 gene encoding BSD domain-containing protein 1-like, giving the protein MVPAVAAIQPNTAGSAPSPPAAADTGGWGFGGLLKTLTSQSENVLETYRRDLAEFSTGLRRETDAFREAAARAARDLPSYAHALDGLADIVAQGKDALAAAAASSASPPSADAESDPSSASGHLRYYSRFEAQLHALQSDPATFAADPDDAEDFAAWRREAGFSVDEQQEKIEALCYESDAVEGMLDRLVPDAVDAELFWARYFYRVHRLKQQEDARAKLVKRVIAQEEEEDLSWELDDEEPAPEEEIKQASINTQDERLFA; this is encoded by the exons ATGGTGCCTGCTGTTGCTGCTATCCAG ccgaaCACCGCGGGATCCGCCCCgtcccctcccgccgccgccgacaccggcggctGGGGCTTCGGCGGGCTGCTCAAGACGCTCACCTCGCAGTCGGAGAACGTGCTGGAGACCTACCGCCGCGACCTCGCCGAGTTCAGCACGGGCCTGCGCCGCGAGACGGACGCCTTCCGCGAGGCCGCGGCCCGGGCGGCGCGGGACCTCCCGTCCTACGCGCACGCGCTCGATGGGCTCGCCGACATCGTCGCCCAGGGCAAggacgccctcgccgccgccgccgcctcctccgcctccccccCGTCCGCGGACGCCGAATCCGACCCCAGCTCCGCGTCGGGCCACCTCCGCTACTACAGCCGCTTCGAGGCGCAGCTGCACGCGCTCCAGTCGGATCCGGCCACCTTCGCCGCCGATCCCGACGACGCCGAGGACTTCGCGGCCTGGAGGAGGGAGGCCGGGTTCAGCGTCGACGAGCAGCAGGAGAAGATCGAGGCGCTCTGCTACGAGAGCGACGCCGTGGAGGGCATGCTGGACCGGCTCGTGCCCGACGCTGTGGACGCCGAGCTGTTCTGGGCGAGGTACTTCTACCGCGTCCACAGGCTCAAGCAGCAGGAGGACGCCAGGGCCAAGCTCGTGAAGCGGGTCATcgcgcaggaggaggaggaggatctcAGCTGGGAGCTGGATGATGAGGAACCAGCACCAGAGGAGGAGATTAAGCAGGCATCGATCA acactcaggatgaaaggcttTTCGCCTGA